DNA from Leptospira mayottensis 200901116:
GTGGAGGAATTATTTTTTAATACTCCTGTCCGAAGAAAATTCTTAAAGTCGATCCGTTCCGAAGATAAAAAAATCAAGGATAGAGTTACTACGCAAGCTCTTGCAAGACATGATGTACGTTTTCGTCTTTTTCAGGATGGAAAGGAGGTATTTGTACTTCCTTCTAGAGAAAATAAAAAGGACCGAATCATTGATTTATTCGGGGAAAATTTCCGTGATCATCTCTTAGAAGTCGGTCTGGAACGCGGAGGAATCAGAGCAAGCGGTTATATCAGCGATCCGGACTTTTACAAATCGAATCGAACCGGGCAATTCGTCTTTATCAATGGAAGGCCGATTGAAATCAAATACGGTTCCGTTTTATTAAAAAAAGCTTATGATGAACTACTTCCACCGAACGCTCACCCGTATTGTTTCTTATTTTTCGAAATCGATCCTTCAAGAGTGGACGTTAATGTCCATCCGGCAAAAAAGGAAATCCGCTTTTTGGACGAAGAGGGGTTCAATGGATTCTTTTTGACTCTCATTCAAAAAGAACTGAGATCCAGCACGCCGGTCAGTTTTTTAGAATTGAAAAAACGACTTTTAAAACCGACTTCCGAAATGTTTCAAACAAGTTCTCTTTATCAGACTCGTCCTTTTTCCAAGTTTGAAAAAGGTCCGTTGCTCAGCCGTGAACTTTTTACCGAAGTTTCCAGACAGGAAGGATTCGATTTGGATCGGATGGGGCCGGGGACGTCTTTGTCCTCTCTGACGGACGAACGGGTGAAACATTCTTCCTTTGTTCCGAAAAAACATTTTGGAGTTTTGTTCGAAACATTTATTCTCGCGGAAGCCGAAGACGGTTTTTATATCATCGATCAGCATACGGCCCACGAAAGAATCCGCTACGAAGAGGTTTTGCGTAAGCTTGAAAGGAAAAATTACGGAATTCAACCTCTTTTGACGCCGATCCGAATCGACGTATCTAAACAGGAACAAGAAGACATTTTGAATCGAAAAAAAGAATATGAGGAAGTTGGAATATTTTTGGATCCTTTGGGGGAAGACAGCGTGGTTTTAAGAGAAATTCCCGCGTATATGGAACCTGGGGAAGAAAAAGAAATCGTGCTTGATTTTTTGAATAGAGCCGAGGGAAAAGAGACCAGCGAACCGGAGTTATACGATCTGATGGCAAAGTGCGTGGCCTGCCGTTCCGCAATCAAAAAAGGGGATCAGCTTTCCGATCCGATTCTGGCAGAAATTTTAAACAGACTGAGTTATTGCGAAAATCCTTCCCGTTGTCCGCATGGAAGACCGACCTTAGTAAAGTTGAGCAGAGATGACCTTGAAAGAATGTTCCACAGAAAATAAGGAAGTTTCTGGTAAAGAGCCGGACCGAGTCGTAAGAAAACTATTCCGTCAAACGTTAGTCGGAATTGTGATTCTTGTTTTAGGAGTTGTGTTCCTCGCGCGTGTTTTCCCCGAACCCGTTTTGGCGATTTCCCAAAAATTCATAGAGATTACGGGAGTATTCGGAGTTGGAATTGGAATCATGTTCGCCGATTCTTTGCACGTGTTTATACCGCCCGACGTATTTTTGATGATCGCCGTCGCCGGAAAGCTCAATTCGATTCTTGTCATCGTTTCGGCTTCGATTGGAAGTCTGATCGGTGGAACTGTTTCTTATCTTACGGGAAGGGTGCTCCTTCCTAAGATCGAAGGTGTTGCTAGTTTCGTTAAAAAACACGAACAAAAGTTGGAACACTATTTGCATCGTTACGGTTTTTGGGCCGTAGTGCTTGCGGCCTTGACGCCTCTTCCGTATTCCTGGGTTTCATTGGCGGCAGGTGCTATGAAAATGCGTTATGCTCTTTTTTTTCAAGGATGTCTTTTTCGAATTCCGCGTTTTATCGTATTCTATTATCTGATTCAGTTCGGATGGGTTGGAGGGGGAATGTGAAAGATTTTCATTATATTCTAAATATTAAAAAATACATAGAGTTTATTCCAAAACCTATCGATTGCAATAATCAGGTCGTTATAACAAGACTTCCATAGATTTTTAAATTGTCTTTTCACCATTAGAAGTTGTATTCTATGGTCCTTGCATTTGAGGTTTTGCGATAAATCTTAACTCAAAGAGGAGCCAAAGAAATCAAAAAGAAGTTTTGAAAAATTTCGAGGCCCATGAAAATGGAATCACAGAAATACATTTCGTATATTCTAGAAAGTCGTATAAAACTCATCCATAAAATAGTAGATGCGATTTCGTTACTATTCTGAGTCTCCGTATTGGGTAAAAATAATATGTATCTTGGGAAGTAATTTTCGAATCTTTTTTTCTTGGGACCTCAAAGCAAACGTATCATCTAAATATAATTCTTGTAGCTTTTGCAGCTGTCCGATCTCTTTTGGAATAGTCGTGAACTCATAGCCGTTTAAATGTAATTTTTGTAGGTTTTGTAATTTTCCGATATCTTTTGGAAGTGTTGCGAGTTGATTGCCACCTAAATCTAATACTTGTAGGTTTTGTAATTTTCCGATATCTTTTGGAAGTGTTGCGAGTTGATTGCTATCTAACTTTAATACTCGCAGGTTTTGCAGTTTTCCGATATCTTTTGGGAGTGTTCTGAGTTGATTGTCGCCTAAATGCAGTCTTTGTAGCTTTTGCAGTTGTCCGATATCTTTCGGAAGCATTGTGAGCTGATTGTTATATAACAATAGTTCTCGCAGCTTTTGCAATTTTCCAATATCTTTTGGAAGTGTTCTGAGTTGATTGTCGTCTAAATGTAGTCTTTGTAGCTTTTGCAGTTGTCCGATATCTTTCGGAAGGCTTGTGAGTTTGTTGTGGCTTAAACCTAATACTCGCAGGTTTTGCAGTTGTCCGATTTCTTTTGGAAGAGTTTTGAGTTGATTGTCGTATAAATGTAATACTTGTAGCTCTTTCAAATATCCGATATCTTCGGGAAGAGTTGTGAGTTGATTGCCATCTAAATATAGTTTTTGTAGGTTTTGTAATTTTCCGATATCTTTTGGAAGAGTTGTAAGTTGATTGTTAGTTAAATCTAAAATTAGAACATCTGTCGGATTTTGAAGAGCCTCGATTAAATTTTGGTAGGTTTTTGTTTTTTCGGCTTTGAGTTGACTCAAAAAACAAAGAAGGATTAAAGTTAAAATTCCTAATTTTTGTAAGTTCGTGATTTTCATAATTTCAGAGTCATTTTAAATATCTTTTCTTTTTTGTCATTCCTTGCATATTGTTTTGTCCGCGTTTTCGAAGGAAGTTCAATGCGATTTCGTTAGGCTGTTACTTTGTTATTTTGGTAAAGGCAATATGTGCTTCGGGAAGTAATTTCCGAATTTTTTTTTCTTGGGACCTCAAAGCGGGTATATCATCTAAATGTAATATTTGTAGCTCTTTCAAATATCCGATATCTTTTGGAAGCGTTGTGAGTTGATTGTTGGTTAAATATAGTTCTTGTAGGTTTTGTAATTTTCCGATATCTTTTGGAAGTGTTGTGAGTTTGTTGTGGCTTAAATTTAATACTTGTAGGTTTTGCAGTTGTCCGATTTCCTTCGGAAGTGTTTTGAGTTGATTGTTGGTTAACTCTAATATTTGTAGCTCTTTCAAATATCCGATATCTTTTGGAAGCGTTGTGAGTTGATTGTTGGTTAAATATAGTTCTTGTAGGTTTTGTAATTTTCCGATATCATTTGGAAGCGTTGTGAGTTTGTTGTGGCTTAAATTTAATACTTGTAGGTTTTGCAGTTGTCCGATTTCCTTCGGAAGTGTTTTGAGTTGATTGTTGGTTAACTCTAATACTTGTAGGTTTTGTAATTTTCCAATTTCTTTTGGAAGAGTTGTGAGTTGATTGTCGTATAAATGTAATACTTGTAGCTCTTTCAAATATCCGATTTCTTTTGGAAGAGTTGTGAGTTGATTGTCGTATAAATGTAATACTTGTAGCTCTTTCAAATATCCAATTTCTTTTGGAAGAGTTGTGAGTTGATTGTCGTATAAATGTAATACTTGTAGCTCTTTCAAATATCCGATTTCTTTTGGAAGAGTTGTGAGTTGATTGTAGTCTAAATGTAATTCTTGTAGCTCTTTCAAATGTTCGATATCTTTAGGAAGAGTTGTGAGTTGATTGTAGTCTAAATGTAATTCTTGTAGCTCTTTCAAATGTTCGATATCTTTAGGAAGGCTTGTGAGTTTGTTGTGGCTTAAATGTAATACTTGTAGCTCTTTCAAATGTTCGATTTCTTTTGGCAGAGCTGTGAGTTGATTGTTGGTTAAATCTAATACTTGTAGGTTTTGCAGTTGTCCGATATCTTTTGGAAGTGTTGTGAGTTGATTGCTCTTTAAATCTAAAATTCGAACATCCGTTGGATTTTGAAGAGCCTCGGTTAGATTGTAATAGGTTTTTGTTTCTTCGGCTTTGAGTTGGCTCAAAAAACAAAGAAGGAATAAAGTTCCTATTTTTTGTAAGTTCGTGATTTTCATAATTTCAGAGTCATTTTAAACACCTTTTCTTTTTTGTCATTCCTTGCATATTGTTTTGTCCGCGTTTTCGAAGGAAGCTCAATGCGATTTCGTTAGGCTGTTACTTTGTTATTTTGATAAAGTTAACATGATGTATTTTGGGAAGTAATTTTAGAATCTTTTCTTTTTGAGACCTCAAAGCAGGTATATCATCTGAGATGCCCCCGTTTTTAGTACCAGTGTAAAGTGTCAAAATCCACTTAAGCAGAGCGTCTTAAATATTCCTCCGGAGTAAGTCCCCCAAGAGAACTATGTGGCCTTTCAGAATTATAGAAATTTCTCCAATCCTCGACAAGGCGCTGTGCTTCTTCAATATTCTTAAACCAATTTTCATTTAAACATTCGTTTCGCATTTTTCCGTTAAAGCTCTCGATGAAGGCATTCTCAGTAGGCTTACCCGGCGTAATAAAATGAATATCGACTCCTTTTTCAAAAGCCCATCGTAAAAAAGCTTTTGATGTGAATTCGGGACCGTTATCCACAACGATTTGTTTTGGCAGGCTACGGACTTCAGATACTTCATTCAAAATTCTTACTAATCGTTCCGAAGTGATTGAGAATTCCACCTGCGTTGCCACGGCGAATCGTCCAAAGTCATCGATGATATTCAATATTCTGAATTTTCTTCCCGAGTAGAGTGAATCCGACATGAAATCCATCGACCACCTTTCCTCCGGTTTCTTAGGAACAATCTTTGGAATCGCAGGTAACGATACTCTCTTTCGTTTCGGTTTGATTCGGTATTTTAAGCCCAATGCTGAATACAAGCGATAGATTCGTTTATGGTTTACTCGTTCTTCTTGCCGAATAAAATCATGAATCTGTCTGTATCCCGCCCTTTTATGCTTATACGCTAAAGTGAGAATTCGATCCTTCAATTCCATGTTTTTGTCCTGAAGCCTGGAACGATGTCGAAAGCCGGTTCTGGAGATTTGCAAAAGACGGCAGGATTTCCGTTCTCCAAGCCGCGTTTTGATTAACAGGAGCGCCTCTCGTTTCTGCTCACGGCTCACCACTTTTTTTCGAGTAACATCTTGATCGCTTCATTTTCTAAAGCTAACTCTGCATACAGTTTCTTTAGCCTACTGTTTTCTTCCTCTAAAGTCTTCATCCGTTTTAGATCGTTTAGTTCTAACCCGCCGTATTTCGAACGCCAACGGTAAAAAGTGTTACCACTGATTCCGTATTTACGACAAAGTTCAGGAGTCGATATCCCTGATTCAGATTCCTTTAGAATCTTATGAATTTGATCTTCACTGAAACGTTTTTTCATGTTTTCCTCCAAAATTTTATGTTCTTGAGAGGATTTCAAACATTCTAAATGGTTCTAAATTCGGGGGCTAGGTCACATCTAAATCTAATGTTCGCAGCTTTTGCAATTTTCCAATTTCATCCGGAAGAGTTTTTAGTTTGTTGTTGCTTAAATATAATTCTTGTAGGTTTTGCAATTTTCCAATTTCATTTGGGAGAGTTGTGAGTTGATTGTTGCTTAAATCTAATTTTTGTAGGTTTTGTAATTTTCCGATATCTTTTGGAAGGCTTGTGAGTTGATTGTAGCTTAAATATAATACTGGTAGGTTTTGTAGTTGCCCGATTTCTTTGGGAAGAGTTGCGATTCGATTGCCTCTTAAATCCAATTTTTGTAGTTTTTGTAATTTTCCGATATCTTTTGGAAGAGTTGTGAGCTGATTGCCTATTAAATCTAAAATTAGAACATCCGTTGGATTTTGAAGAGCCTCGGTTAGATTGTGATAGGTTCCTTTTTCTTCGGCTTCGCATAGGTCTAAAAAGCAAAGAAGGATTAAAGCTCCTAAGCAAAGAAAGATTAAAGTTCCTATTTTTTGTAAGTTCGTGATTTTCATAATTTCAGAGTCATCTTAAACATCTTTTCTTTTTTGGAGTTTCCTTGCATATTGTTTTGTCCACGTTTTTCGGAGGAAGCTCAATGCGATTTCGTTAGGTCGTTACTTTGTTATTTTGATAAAGTTAACATGATGTATTTTGGGAAGTAATTTTCGAATCTTTTTTTCTTGGGACCTCAAAGCAGGTATATCATCTAAATGTAATTCTTCTAGCCCTTTCAAATATCTAATTTCTTTAGGAAGCGTTGTGAGTCGATTCCCGTTTAAACTTAAGTGCCATAGATTTCTTAAATATCCGATATCTTTCGGAAGGCTTGTAAGTTTGTTGTGGCTTAAATCTAAGTATCCTATCTTTTGTAATTTTCCGATATCTTTTGGAAGAGTCGTGAGTTTGTTGTTGGTTAAATATAATACTTGTAGTTCTTTCAAATATCCGATATCTTTTGGAAGAGTCGTGAGTTTATTGTTGCTTAAATATAATACTTGTAGTTCTTTCAAATATCCGATATCTTTCGGAAGCGTTGT
Protein-coding regions in this window:
- a CDS encoding IS3 family transposase (programmed frameshift); translated protein: MKKRFSEDQIHKILKESESGISTPELCRKYGISGNTFYRWRSKYGGLELNDLKRMKTLEEENSRLKKLYAELALENEAIKDVTRKKVVSREQKREALLLIKTRLGERKSCRLLQISRTGFRHRSRLQDKNMELKDRILTLAYKHKRAGYRQIHDFIRQEERVNHKRIYRLYSALGLKYRIKPKRKRVSLPAIPKIVPKKPEERWSMDFMSDSLYSGRKFRILNIIDDFGRFAVATQVEFSITSERLVRILNEVSEVRSLPKQIVVDNGPEFTSKAFLRWAFEKGVDIHFITPGKPTENAFIESFNGKMRNECLNENWFKNIEEAQRLVEDWRNFYNSERPHSSLGGLTPEEYLRRSA
- a CDS encoding leucine-rich repeat domain-containing protein — translated: MKITNLQKIGTLFLLCFLSQLKAEETKTYYNLTEALQNPTDVRILDLKSNQLTTLPKDIGQLQNLQVLDLTNNQLTALPKEIEHLKELQVLHLSHNKLTSLPKDIEHLKELQELHLDYNQLTTLPKDIEHLKELQELHLDYNQLTTLPKEIGYLKELQVLHLYDNQLTTLPKEIGYLKELQVLHLYDNQLTTLPKEIGYLKELQVLHLYDNQLTTLPKEIGKLQNLQVLELTNNQLKTLPKEIGQLQNLQVLNLSHNKLTTLPNDIGKLQNLQELYLTNNQLTTLPKDIGYLKELQILELTNNQLKTLPKEIGQLQNLQVLNLSHNKLTTLPKDIGKLQNLQELYLTNNQLTTLPKDIGYLKELQILHLDDIPALRSQEKKIRKLLPEAHIAFTKITK
- a CDS encoding leucine-rich repeat domain-containing protein; translated protein: MKITNLQKLGILTLILLCFLSQLKAEKTKTYQNLIEALQNPTDVLILDLTNNQLTTLPKDIGKLQNLQKLYLDGNQLTTLPEDIGYLKELQVLHLYDNQLKTLPKEIGQLQNLRVLGLSHNKLTSLPKDIGQLQKLQRLHLDDNQLRTLPKDIGKLQKLRELLLYNNQLTMLPKDIGQLQKLQRLHLGDNQLRTLPKDIGKLQNLRVLKLDSNQLATLPKDIGKLQNLQVLDLGGNQLATLPKDIGKLQNLQKLHLNGYEFTTIPKEIGQLQKLQELYLDDTFALRSQEKKIRKLLPKIHIIFTQYGDSE
- the mutL gene encoding DNA mismatch repair endonuclease MutL; protein product: MGKIQELSPELINQIAAGEVIESAHSVVKELMENSMDAGATQVDVESKDGGLSLLRITDNGSGIDPEDIEPALKRHATSKIRDYGDLESVLSYGFRGEALASIASVSRLTLESGIKDQKTAWKICSIGGKISEKEETPGFVGTKILVEELFFNTPVRRKFLKSIRSEDKKIKDRVTTQALARHDVRFRLFQDGKEVFVLPSRENKKDRIIDLFGENFRDHLLEVGLERGGIRASGYISDPDFYKSNRTGQFVFINGRPIEIKYGSVLLKKAYDELLPPNAHPYCFLFFEIDPSRVDVNVHPAKKEIRFLDEEGFNGFFLTLIQKELRSSTPVSFLELKKRLLKPTSEMFQTSSLYQTRPFSKFEKGPLLSRELFTEVSRQEGFDLDRMGPGTSLSSLTDERVKHSSFVPKKHFGVLFETFILAEAEDGFYIIDQHTAHERIRYEEVLRKLERKNYGIQPLLTPIRIDVSKQEQEDILNRKKEYEEVGIFLDPLGEDSVVLREIPAYMEPGEEKEIVLDFLNRAEGKETSEPELYDLMAKCVACRSAIKKGDQLSDPILAEILNRLSYCENPSRCPHGRPTLVKLSRDDLERMFHRK
- a CDS encoding YqaA family protein, which translates into the protein MTLKECSTENKEVSGKEPDRVVRKLFRQTLVGIVILVLGVVFLARVFPEPVLAISQKFIEITGVFGVGIGIMFADSLHVFIPPDVFLMIAVAGKLNSILVIVSASIGSLIGGTVSYLTGRVLLPKIEGVASFVKKHEQKLEHYLHRYGFWAVVLAALTPLPYSWVSLAAGAMKMRYALFFQGCLFRIPRFIVFYYLIQFGWVGGGM
- a CDS encoding leucine-rich repeat domain-containing protein encodes the protein MKITNLQKIGTLIFLCLGALILLCFLDLCEAEEKGTYHNLTEALQNPTDVLILDLIGNQLTTLPKDIGKLQKLQKLDLRGNRIATLPKEIGQLQNLPVLYLSYNQLTSLPKDIGKLQNLQKLDLSNNQLTTLPNEIGKLQNLQELYLSNNKLKTLPDEIGKLQKLRTLDLDVT